In Populus nigra chromosome 1, ddPopNigr1.1, whole genome shotgun sequence, one genomic interval encodes:
- the LOC133668564 gene encoding actin-related protein 8 isoform X1: MAMLLKKVWESVSNRAPSFSSSSIDSVTTPLSYTESSSSLGAFDRLPIDVVLQIVRLVGPKDAARLSVVCKSWRPLVSDNRLWIYFLQNYHDTWDSVFFVETHLRSGYPIQTFSSPITELSFMRIYGQRVQVPGAVIVDGGSGHCKYGWSKNACPSGRSATFLEFGNIESPMYSRLQHFFATIYSSLYRMQVKASAHPIVVSLPLCHYDDTESARASRRQLKDAIYTALFDMNVPAVCAINQATLALYAAQRTSGIVVNIGFQVTSVVPILHGKVMRTVGVEVMGVGALKVTGFLREQMQQNNLNFESLHTVHTLKENLCYVAADYEAELYKDTQASFEVPGEGWFTLSKERFKTGEVLFQPCIAGVCAMGLQQAVALCMDHCHAAELTEDDAWFKTIVLSGGTACLPGLAERLEKELHGLLPPSISNGIRVISPPYGADSAWIGAKLIGNLSTFPGSWCVTKKQFRRKSRFTLAW; the protein is encoded by the exons ATGGCGATGCTATTAAAGAAAGTGTGGGAATCGGTGTCGAATAGGGCGCCTTCTTTCTCGAGTTCGAGCATTGACTCGGTGACGACTCCACTGAGTTACACagaatcatcatcatctttgGGAGCTTTTGATCGGCTACCGATTGATGTGGTGTTGCAAATAGTGAGGTTGGTGGGGCCAAAAGATGCAGCAAGATTGAGTGTAGTATGCAAGTCATGGAGACCACTTGTATCTGATAATCGCCTGtggatttattttcttcaaaattatcatGATACCTGGGATTCTGTATTTTTTGTTGAGACTCATCTCCGATCCGGGTATCCTATCCA GACATTCTCTAGTCCCATAACAGAGCTGTCATTCATGCGTATATATGGGCAAAGGGTgcaagtccctggtgctgttaTTGTTGATG GTGGTTCAGGCCACTGCAAATATGGCTGGAGCAAAAATGCTTGTCCGTCTGGACGGTCAGCTACTTTTTTG GAATTTGGCAACATTGAATCTCCAATGTACTCCAGGCTTCAACATTTTTTTGCTACTATTTATAGCAG TCTTTACAGGATGCAGGTAAAAGCATCTGCACATCCCATTGTCGTCTCCCTTCCACTTTGCCATTATGATG ATACTGAATCTGCTAGAGCATCAAGAAGGCAACTAAAAGATGCTATCTACACAGCTCTTTTCGACATGAACGTTCCAGCTGTTTGTGCCATTAATCAG GCAACTTTAGCACTGTATGCAGCACAACGAACTTCAGgaattgttgttaatattgGTTTTCAAGTCACATCTGTTGTTCCAA TTTTACATGGTAAAGTAATGCGCACAGTGGGTGTGGAAGTCATGGGTGTGGGAGCATTAAAAGTAACAGGATTCCTTAGAGAACAGATGCAGCAGAATAATCTTAATTTTGAATCACTCCACACAGTTCACACATTGAAAGAG AATCTATGTTATGTAGCTGCTGATTATGAAGCTGAGCTCTATAAAGACACTCAAGCATCATTTGAAGTACCTGGAGAAGGATGGTTCACTCTTTCAAAGGAGCGCTTTAAAACAGGCGAGGTCCTATTCCAGCCATGTATTGCTGGAGT GTGTGCAATGGGTTTGCAGCAGGCAGTAGCTCTTTGCATGGACCACTGTCATGCTGCGGAATTAACTGAAGATGATGCTTGGTTCAAGACTATAGTTTTGTCAGGAGGGACTGCATGTCTCCCAGGActtgcag AAAGGCTAGAGAAGGAATTGCATGGACTTCTTCCCCCATCCATTTCTAATGGAATAAGAGTCATTTCTCCTCCTTATGGCGCAGACAGTGCGTGGATTGGGGCAAAGCTTATTGGCAAT TTGAGCACCTTTCCTGGGTCCTGGTGTGTAacgaaaaaacaatttagacGGAAGTCCAGATTTACCCTTGCATGGTAA
- the LOC133668564 gene encoding actin-related protein 8 isoform X2, with translation MAMLLKKVWESVSNRAPSFSSSSIDSVTTPLSYTESSSSLGAFDRLPIDVVLQIVRLVGPKDAARLSVVCKSWRPLVSDNRLWIYFLQNYHDTWDSVFFVETHLRSGYPIQTFSSPITELSFMRIYGQRVQVPGAVIVDGGSGHCKYGWSKNACPSGRSATFLEFGNIESPMYSRLQHFFATIYSRMQVKASAHPIVVSLPLCHYDDTESARASRRQLKDAIYTALFDMNVPAVCAINQATLALYAAQRTSGIVVNIGFQVTSVVPILHGKVMRTVGVEVMGVGALKVTGFLREQMQQNNLNFESLHTVHTLKENLCYVAADYEAELYKDTQASFEVPGEGWFTLSKERFKTGEVLFQPCIAGVCAMGLQQAVALCMDHCHAAELTEDDAWFKTIVLSGGTACLPGLAERLEKELHGLLPPSISNGIRVISPPYGADSAWIGAKLIGNLSTFPGSWCVTKKQFRRKSRFTLAW, from the exons ATGGCGATGCTATTAAAGAAAGTGTGGGAATCGGTGTCGAATAGGGCGCCTTCTTTCTCGAGTTCGAGCATTGACTCGGTGACGACTCCACTGAGTTACACagaatcatcatcatctttgGGAGCTTTTGATCGGCTACCGATTGATGTGGTGTTGCAAATAGTGAGGTTGGTGGGGCCAAAAGATGCAGCAAGATTGAGTGTAGTATGCAAGTCATGGAGACCACTTGTATCTGATAATCGCCTGtggatttattttcttcaaaattatcatGATACCTGGGATTCTGTATTTTTTGTTGAGACTCATCTCCGATCCGGGTATCCTATCCA GACATTCTCTAGTCCCATAACAGAGCTGTCATTCATGCGTATATATGGGCAAAGGGTgcaagtccctggtgctgttaTTGTTGATG GTGGTTCAGGCCACTGCAAATATGGCTGGAGCAAAAATGCTTGTCCGTCTGGACGGTCAGCTACTTTTTTG GAATTTGGCAACATTGAATCTCCAATGTACTCCAGGCTTCAACATTTTTTTGCTACTATTTATAGCAG GATGCAGGTAAAAGCATCTGCACATCCCATTGTCGTCTCCCTTCCACTTTGCCATTATGATG ATACTGAATCTGCTAGAGCATCAAGAAGGCAACTAAAAGATGCTATCTACACAGCTCTTTTCGACATGAACGTTCCAGCTGTTTGTGCCATTAATCAG GCAACTTTAGCACTGTATGCAGCACAACGAACTTCAGgaattgttgttaatattgGTTTTCAAGTCACATCTGTTGTTCCAA TTTTACATGGTAAAGTAATGCGCACAGTGGGTGTGGAAGTCATGGGTGTGGGAGCATTAAAAGTAACAGGATTCCTTAGAGAACAGATGCAGCAGAATAATCTTAATTTTGAATCACTCCACACAGTTCACACATTGAAAGAG AATCTATGTTATGTAGCTGCTGATTATGAAGCTGAGCTCTATAAAGACACTCAAGCATCATTTGAAGTACCTGGAGAAGGATGGTTCACTCTTTCAAAGGAGCGCTTTAAAACAGGCGAGGTCCTATTCCAGCCATGTATTGCTGGAGT GTGTGCAATGGGTTTGCAGCAGGCAGTAGCTCTTTGCATGGACCACTGTCATGCTGCGGAATTAACTGAAGATGATGCTTGGTTCAAGACTATAGTTTTGTCAGGAGGGACTGCATGTCTCCCAGGActtgcag AAAGGCTAGAGAAGGAATTGCATGGACTTCTTCCCCCATCCATTTCTAATGGAATAAGAGTCATTTCTCCTCCTTATGGCGCAGACAGTGCGTGGATTGGGGCAAAGCTTATTGGCAAT TTGAGCACCTTTCCTGGGTCCTGGTGTGTAacgaaaaaacaatttagacGGAAGTCCAGATTTACCCTTGCATGGTAA